The following are from one region of the Salvia hispanica cultivar TCC Black 2014 chromosome 1, UniMelb_Shisp_WGS_1.0, whole genome shotgun sequence genome:
- the LOC125208359 gene encoding protein MODIFIED TRANSPORT TO THE VACUOLE 1-like: MEQSRRAVESYWRSKVIDVATSDEDKVTPVYKLEEICDLLRSSHISIVKEVSQFILKRLDHKSPIVKQKALRVIKYAVGKSGAEFKREMQKNSVSVRQLIHYRGQPDPLKGDALNKAVRETAQETLSTLFSSDDSVAAPTESSLRSRIQGFGNTNYEMPSDDRKSFISEVVDIGSATIRQGFSNLKQSPSMRKSNDTGSYRSPNLERSLAKENDYSDRYEGVGSRAEYNSSSRFSKNAGTGSWGEESSTSQSETSNGGPALTYSQKNREEKLLETIVTSTGVRLQPTRDALHVFLVEASKLDSESLAHAIEMKLRSPMWQVRMKALCVLEALLRKKNDGHFSVISLYFSDNKDVVVQCSESPQASLREKATKVLSLLGGEQNGSGTNHFKQSTKIHQPSMIPDMINTDDPDDLLGMEDPQKAASEPKVTNAPPSVAPLINDLLGDNFDNRESTNNLNFDDDPFADVSFHTSQDNDRVTDLFSGMALDMSGASEARIAAHKNESEPFNLLNSSSEVLMEQGTSSEYATNLMDGMPVNGNDSSAKKNASSDDTGSNILGSVSSADNKSPNVALNNAFPLQASEMNVNAMFPMGAMAYNIPSGFGFNPAFASQPMNYSAMGSHFAQQQFLAAMSNLHQLGNLQSSTTINSPGSVGGNAAPLPDIFNPGIATQPPTSLMNGSKREDTKAFDFISDHVASARDTKRMT; the protein is encoded by the exons ATGGAGCAGAGCAGGAGGGCGGTGGAGTCGTACTGGAGGTCGAAAGTGATCGACGTTGCGACTTCGGACGAGGATAAGGTCACTCCGGTTTACAAATTGGAGGAAATTTGCGATTTGCTGAGGTCTTCACACATCTCTATTGTTAAAGAGGTGTCGCAATTCATCCTTAAACGGCTCGATCACAAATCGCCGATTGTTAAACAGAAG GCATTAAGGGTTATAAAATATGCTGTGGGAAAGTCAGGTGCAGAGTTCAAAAGGGAGATGCAAAAGAATTCTGTTTCAGTACGACAGTTAATCCACTACAGGGGCCAGCCAGATCCTCTGAAGGGTGATGCGTTGAACAAGGCTGTCCGAGAAACAGCCCAAGAAACATTATCTACTTTGTTTTCATCAGATGATAGCGTAGCTGCGCCTACAGAAAGTAGTCTTCGCAGCCGGATACAAGGTTTTGGAAATACCAACTATGAAATGCCATCAGATGATAGAAAGTCGTTCATCAGTGAGGTTGTTGACATCGGAAGTGCTACAATTAGACAGGGATTTAGTAATTTGAAACAATCTCCTTCCATGAGGAAAAGTAATGATACTGGAAGTTACAGAAGCCCAAATCTTGAACGATCCTTGGCGAAAGAAAATGATTATTCTGATAGGTATGAAGGGGTTGGGTCTCGTGCCGAATATAACAGCTCTTCTCGCTTTTCAAAAAATGCTGGTACTGGAAGCTGGGGTGAAGAGAGTTCTACGAGCCAGTCAGAAACTAGTAATGGAGGCCCTGCTTTGACTTATAGTCAAAAAAATCGTGAAGAGAAGTTGTTGGAGACCATAGTGACATCAACAGGTGTGCGCCTACAGCCTACACGAGATGCACTTCATGTTTTCCTGGTGGAGGCCTCAAAATTAGATTCCGAATCATTAGCGCATGCCATTGAAATGAAACTGAGGTCTCCTATGTGGCAG GTCCGCATGAAAGCCCTATGTGTCCTTGAGGCACTAttgaggaagaagaatgacGGGCATTTTTCAGTTATTTCTTTGTACTTCAGTGACAACAAAGATGTTGTGGTGCAATGCTCTGAATCTCCCCAAGCATCTTTGAGGGAGAAAGCAACTAAG GTATTGAGTCTTCTGGGTGGTGAACAAAATGGCAGTGGAACCAACCATTTCAAGCAATCGACTAAGATTCATCAGCCTTCAATGATACCGGATATGATAAACACTGATGACCCAGATGATCTTCTTGGCATGGAAGATCCACAAAAAGCAGCAAGTGAGCCAAAAGTAACAAATGCACCTCCATCTGTTGCTCCGCTGATCAATGACTTACTTGGTGACAATTTCGACAATCGTGAGAGCACCAACAATCTGAACTTTGACGATGACCCTTTCGCAGATGTCTCCTTCCATACAAGTCAAGATAATGACCGTGTTACTGATTTATTTTCTGGGATGGCTCTTGATATGTCAGGAGCCTCAGAGGCCCGCATAGCAGCTCATAAAAATGAATCTGAACCATTCAACCTATTAAATTCTAGTTCCGAGGTCCTCATGGAGCAAGGAACTTCTAGTGAATATGCTACCAACTTGATGGATGGTATGCCCGTGAATGGAAATGACTCCTCTGCAAAGAAAAATGCAAGTAGTGATGACACTGGTAGCAACATTTTGGGTTCGGTTTCCAGTGCAGATAATAAAAGTCCTAATGTTGCTTTAAATAATGCATTCCCTTTGCAAGCTTCTGAGATGAATGTAAATGCCATGTTCCCCATGGGTGCTATGGCATATAATATCCCTTCTGGTTTTGGGTTCAATCCCGCATTTGCTTCTCAGCCGATGAACTATAGTGCCATGGGGAGTCACTTTGCTCAACAGCAGTTTCTAGCTGCAATGTCCAACTTACATCAACTAGGGAATCTACAATccagtactactattaattctCCTGGATCTGTAGGAGGGAATGCAGCGCCCCTTCCAGATATTTTTAATCCCGGCATAGCTACCCAACCTCCAACTTCATTGATGAATGGGTCAAAAAGAGAGGATACAAAagcatttgattttatttcg GATCATGTGGCCTCAGCTCGTGACACCAAGCGCATGACTTGA
- the LOC125208388 gene encoding enoyl-CoA delta isomerase 1, peroxisomal-like, producing the protein MCSLERRGDVFILTITGDDQHRLNPNLIDSIRAALARVKSESSLSATALITTAQGKFFSNGYDLDWALSDPARIRPKIMSKKLRLLVEDLTSLPMPTIAAVNGHASAAGFVLALSHDYLLMRRDRGFLYMSELDIGYTIPRWFVQVVKSKTESPRIWRGVVMAAVKITAEMGVEWGIVDSAHDGAEATVEAAVRLGRDLVRRKWDGEVYAANRRIVFAEVLAVLGSDETVGDSGDFEVVSRL; encoded by the coding sequence ATGTGCAGTTTGGAGAGACGCGGCGATGTTTTCATCCTCACAATCACCGGCGACGATCAGCACCGCCTCAACCCCAATCTAATCGACTCAATCCGGGCGGCGCTCGCCCGGGTCAAGTCAGAATCGTCTCTCTCCGCCACGGCGCTCATCACCACAGCTCAGGGAAAGTTCTTCTCCAACGGCTACGATCTCGATTGGGCGCTATCCGACCCGGCCCGAATCCGGCCAAAAATCATGTCGAAGAAGCTCCGTCTCCTGGTGGAGGACCTAACTTCTCTCCCGATGCCAACAATCGCGGCGGTCAACGGACACGCCTCCGCCGCCGGGTTCGTCCTCGCCCTCAGCCACGACTACCTCCTCATGCGGAGGGACCGAGGGTTCCTCTACATGAGCGAGCTCGACATCGGCTACACGATTCCCCGGTGGTTCGTGCAGGTTGTTAAAAGCAAGACGGAATCCCCGAGGATTTGGAGGGGAGTGGTGATGGCGGCGGTGAAGATCACGGCGGAGATGGGGGTGGAGTGGGGGATTGTGGATTCGGCTCACGACGGTGCTGAGGCGACGGTGGAGGCCGCGGTGAGGCTGGGGAGGGATTTGGTGAGGAGGAAGTGGGATGGGGAGGTGTACGCCGCTAATCGGAGGATTGTGTTTGCTGAGGTGTTGGCGGTGCTCGGCTCCGATGAGACTGTTGGAGATTCCGGCGATTTCGAGGTGGTTTCAaggttgtga
- the LOC125193149 gene encoding leucine--tRNA ligase, cytoplasmic-like, which produces MAEETGKSFARRDRLLEIESQVQKWWSEGDVFRADAKESPPEPGEKFYGNFPFPYMNGHLHLGHVFSLSKLEFAAAYHRLRGANVLLPFAFHCTGMPIKASADKLTREIEKFGYPPAFPVLKDEEIAVPEAKPEGENEGGQNQAGGKFKGKKSKTVAKTGIVKYQWEIMQSYGLTDEEIAKFTEPKHWLAFFPPLAVDDLKAFGLGCDWRRTFITTDINPYFDSFVRWQMRKLKERGKIVKDLRYTIYSPMDGQPCADHDRASGEGVIPQEYTLIKMEVVSPFPPKMSVLEGKKVYLAAATLRPETMYGQTNCWVLPDGKYGAYEINDTDVFILTERAALNLAYQKLSRVPEKKPISLVELTGQDLIGLPLRSPLAYNDVIYTLPMLSVLTDKGTGIVTSVPSDSPDDYMALHDLKAKPAFRAKYGVKDEWVVPFEIIPIIHHPDFGDKSAEKICIEKKIKSQNEREKLDEAKKIIYKGGFYEGTMIAGEYAGMKVQEAKSLIRAKLLELGQAVVYSEPEKKVMSRSGDECVVALTDQWYITYGEEEWKKAAEECLAGMNLYSEEARHAFEHTLSWLTQWACSRNFGLGTRIPWDEDFLVESLSDSTLYMAYYTVAHILQGGDMYGRNRSLVKPEQLTDEVWDFVFLSGPYPKSSDLSSALLNKMKQEFEYWYPFDLRVSGKDLIQNHLTFCIYNHAAIMPKHHWPKGFRCNGHIMLNAEKMSKSTGNFRTVREAIEEFSADATRFSLADAGDGMDDANFVFETANAAILRLTKEIAWMEEVIAAESSLRSGPPAVYADHVFANEINIAAQVTDKNYNECLFREALKTGFYDLQAARDEYRLSCGAGGMNRDLLWRFMDVQTRLITPICPHYAEYVWKELLKKDGYVVKAGWPKADAPDLTLKKANKYLQDSIVSMRKLMQKQASGSKKGKASAPAVQNKPTVCLLFVNEQYDGWKEECLNILQRKYDAATGTFAPDQEILAELQKSEVGQSGNFKQIQKLCMPFLRFKKDEVKAVGVHALDLKLPFGEIEVLRENLELIQRQLGLERVEVLSRDSGERQPT; this is translated from the exons ATGGCGGAAGAAACTGGAAAAAGCTTTGCTCGAAGGGACCGTCTGTTGGAGATCGAGTCACAGGTCCAGAAATGGTGGTCCGAGGGTGATGTGTTTCGTGCTGATGCGAAGGAATCCCCACCCGAACCCGGGGAGAAGTTCTATGGCAACTTTCCATTCCCTTACATGAATGGGCATCTCCATTTGGGGCATGTCTTTTCCCTCTCGAAGCTTGAATTTGCTGCAGCCTATCATAGATTGAGGGGTGCAAATGTGCTGTTGCCGTTTGCTTTCCATTGTACTGGGATGCCGATTAAGGCTTCTGCCGATAAGCTCACTAGGGAGATTGAGAAGTTCGGATACCCGCCTGCGTTTCCAGTCCTCAAAGATGAGGAAATTGCTGTGCCAGAGGCAAAGCCCGAGGGTGAGAACGAAGGAGGGCAAAATCAAGCAGGTGGTAAGTTTAAGGGTAAGAAATCAAAGACTGTTGCTAAGACTGGTATTGTGAAGTACCAATGGGAGATTATGCAGAGCTATGGTCTGACTGATGAGGAGATAGCCAAGTTCACAGAACCAAAGCATTGGCTGGCCTTTTTCCCCCCTCTGGCTGTAGATGATTTGAAGGCTTTTGGGTTGGGATGTGATTGGAGGCGCACATTTATCACCACGGATATAAATCCGtattttgattcttttgttaGGTGGCAGATGAGGAAGTTGAAAGAAAGGGGTAAGATTGTGAAGGACTTGAGATATACTATATATTCACCAATGGATGGTCAGCCCTGTGCTGATCACGATCGAGCTTCTGGGGAAGGTGTTATCCCGCAGGAGTATACTCTCATAAAGATGGAGGTTGTTTCACCTTTTCCACCTAAGATGAGTGTTCTGGAGGGCAAGAAGGTGTACCTTGCAGCTGCAACTTTGAGACCAGAGACGATGTACGGGCAAACAAATTGTTGGGTGTTGCCGGATGGAAAGTATGGGGCCTATGAGATTAATGACACTGATGTGTTTATTTTGACAGAGAGAGCAGCTCTGAATTTAGCTTACCAGAAGCTGTCTCGTGTTCCTGAGAAGAAACCTATTTCCTTGGTTGAATTGACTGGTCAGGATCTTATCGGCTTGCCTCTGAGATCCCCGTTAGCTTATAATGATGTTATATACACTCTACCCATGTTATCAGTGCTTACGGACAAGGGTACCGGAATTGTCACCAGTGTTCCGAGTGACTCTCCTGACGATTACATGGCTCTCCATGATTTGAAGGCAAAACCGGCATTCAGAGCCAAATATGGTGTGAAGGATGAGTGGGTTGTGCCGTTTGAGATCATACCCATCATCCACCATCCTGATTTTGGTGACAAGTCTGCTGAGAAGATATGCAttgagaaaaagataaaaagccAGAACGAGAGAGAGAAGCTCGATGAGGCCAAGAAAATAATCTACAAGGGAGGTTTCTATGAGGGAACCATGATTGCTGGAGAGTATGCTGGAATGAAAGTTCAGGAGGCTAAAAGTTTGATTAGGGCAAAGCTTCTAGAGCTCGGGCAAGCTGTGGTCTACAGCGAGCCTGAAAAGAAAGTCATGTCAAGATCCGGGGATGAGTGCGTTGTTGCGTTGACTGATCAGTGGTACATCACatatggagaagaagaatggAAGAAGGCTGCAGAGGAATGCTTGGCTGGGATGAATCTATACTCAGAGGAGGCACGCCATGCCTTTGAGCACACCTTGAGCTGGCTGACTCAGTGGGCTTGCTCACGAAACTTTGGCCTTGGAACTCGTATCCCTTGGGATGAGGACTTCTTGGTGGAGTCTCTGTCCGATTCAACTCTTTACATGGCATATTACACAGTAGCTCATATTTTGCAGGGAGGCGATATGTATGGACGCAACCGGTCTTTAGTGAAGCCAGAGCAGCTGACTGATGAGGTATGGGATTTCGTGTTTCTTAGCGGTCCCTATCCTAAATCCTCAGATCTTTCTTCAGCACTTCTTAATAAGATGAAGCAAGAATTCGAGTATTGGTATCCGTTTGATCTTAGAGTTTCAGGGAAGGATCTGATTCAGAATCACTTGACCTTCTGTATTTATAATCACGCTGCAATCATGCCCAAACATCATTGGCCTAAGGGGTTCAGATGCAATGGCCACATTATGTTGAATGCTGAGAAAATGTCAAAGTCGACTGGGAACTTCAGGACAGTTCGTGAAGCTATTGAAGAGTTTTCAGCTGATGCCACAAGATTTTCACTTGCAGATGCAGGTGATGGAATGGATGAtgctaattttgtttttgagaCAGCAAATGCTGCAATTCTGCGTCTGACAAAAGAGATTGCGTGGATGGAGGAAGTCATTGCTGCAGAGTCATCTCTGAGAAGTGGCCCGCCTGCTGTGTATGCTGATCATGTCTTTGCTAATGAGATAAACATAGCAGCCCAGGTGACGGATAAGAACTACAATGAGTGCTTGTTCCGGGAAGCTCTGAAGACTGGCTTCTACGATCTTCAGGCAGCAAGGGATGAGTATAGGCTTTCTTGTGGGGCAGGAGGAATGAATCGTGACTTATTATGGCGATTTATGGATGTCCAGACACGCCTTATCACCCCAATTTGCCCACATTATGCTGAATATGTCTGGAAGGAGCTTCTGAAGAAGGATGGATATGTGGTGAAAGCTGGGTGGCCTAAGGCCGATGCACCTGATCTCACCCTAAAGAAAGCCAACAAATATTTGCAGGATTCCATTGTCTCCATGAGGAAGCTTATGCAGAAGCAGGCTTCTGGTTCAAAGAAGGGTAAAGCTAGCGCGCCGGCTGTCCAGAATAAGCCCACAGTCTGCTTGCTATTTGTAAACGAGCAGTATGACGGATGGAAGGAGGAGTGCTTGAACATACTCCAGAGGAAATATGATGCTGCAACCGGCACCTTTGCACCGGACCAAGAGATCCTTGCTGAGCTTCAGAAGAGTGAAGTTGGCCAGTCGGGCAATTTCAAGCAAATACAGAAGCTCTGTATGCCGTTCTTGAGGTTCAAGAAGGATGAAGTGAAGGCTGTTGGTGTCCATGCGTTGGATCTGAAGCTACCCTTTGGCGAGATTGAGGTTCTGAGGGAGAATCTTGAACTGATTCAGCGGCAGTTGGGGCTTGAGCGCGTAGAGGTCTTGTCT CGTGACTCCGGTGAACGTCAACCAACATGA
- the LOC125201304 gene encoding putative germin-like protein 2-1 → MKMSFGLCSIFLVFWLASIAYASDPSQLQDFCVAVPDAKNAVFVNGKFCKNPNMVVADDFLFQGLNKAGNTSNQLGSVVTPVNVNQLGGLNTLGVSMARLDFAPYGINPPHTHPRATETFLLVEGTLYVGFVTSNPADPAQKNKLFTKYLHPGDVFVFPQGLIHFQFNVGKTNAVAFASFGSQNPGTITIANAVFGSDPKINPDVLAKAFQVEKNIIDYLQAQFWSNYN, encoded by the exons atgaagatgAGTTTTGGATTGTGCTCcatatttcttgttttttggTTGGCTTCGATTGCATATGCATCTGATCCATCCCAACTTCAGGATTTCTGCGTTGCTGTTCCTGATGCCAAAAATGCTG TCTTTGTGAATGGGAAATTTTGCAAGAACCCGAACATGGTGGTTGCGGATGATTTCCTTTTCCAGGGCCTAAACAAGGCCGGAAACACATCCAATCAGCTCGGATCAGTCGTGACACCAGTCAACGTGAACCAGCTTGGAGGCCTCAACACTCTCGGTGTTTCCATGGCTCGCCTCGACTTCGCCCCTTATGGGATCAACCCACCCCACACCCACCCTCGTGCCACTGAAACCTTCCTCTTGGTGGAAGGCACTCTCTATGTCGGGTTCGTCACTTCCAACCCGGCCGATCCCGCCCAAAAGAACAAGCTCTTCACCAAGTACTTGCACCCGGGAGATGTGTTCGTCTTCCCACAAGGTCTCATCCACTTCCAGTTCAATGTCGGAAAGACCAATGCCGTTGCATTTGCCAGCTTCGGGAGCCAGAATCCGGGTACCATCACCATTGCCAACGCGGTGTTCGGGTCGGACCCCAAAATCAACCCGGATGTGTTGGCTAAGGCTTTCCAGGTTGAGAAGAACATCATCGATTACCTCCAGGCCCAGTTCTGGTCCAACTATAACTAA
- the LOC125201303 gene encoding enoyl-CoA delta isomerase 1, peroxisomal-like, whose protein sequence is MCTLQRNGDVFILIITGGGEHRLNPTLIDSIRAALARVKSDPARSAALITTGEGEFYSTGYDLAWARSDPDPAQALARARVMSEKLRLLVKDLISLPMPTIAAVNGYASAAGFILALSHDYVLMREDVGRLSMGELEINYRLSMWFVRVLRSKIGSPQILRDVVLRAEKIDARRGVEWGIVDSAHATAAATVAAAVDLGADMAARRWDGKLYAANRRTVFAEVLAAMASDETVGEDTSADKGHSKM, encoded by the coding sequence ATGTGCACTTTGCAGAGAAACGGCGACGTTTTCATCCTCATCATCACCGGCGGCGGCGAACACCGCCTCAACCCGACCCTGATCGACTCCATCCGGGCCGCACTCGCCCGGGTCAAGTCCGACCCGGCCCGCTCCGCCGCCCTCATCACCACCGGGGAGGGCGAATTCTACTCCACCGGGTATGACCTGGCATGGGCCCGGTCCGACCCAGACCCGGCTCAGGCCTTGGCCCGGGCCCGGGTCATGTCGGAGAAACTCCGCCTTTTGGTGAAGGATCTCATCTCCCTCCCCATGCCCACAATTGCGGCCGTGAACGGGTACGCGTCCGCGGCCGGGTTCATCCTGGCCCTGAGCCACGACTACGTCCTGATGCGGGAGGACGTAGGGCGGCTCTCGATGGGCGAGCTGGAGATTAATTATAGGCTCTCTATGTGGTTTGTGAGGGTGCTGAGGAGCAAGATTGGGTCCCCTCAGATTCTGAGGGATGTCGTGTTGCGGGCCGAGAAGATCGATGCCCGGAGAGGGGTCGAGTGGGGGATCGTTGACTCGGCCCACGCCACTGCGGCCGCAACTGTTGCGGCCGCAGTGGACCTGGGGGCGGATATGGCGGCGAGGAGGTGGGACGGGAAGCTGTACGCGGCGAACCGGAGGACTGTGTTCGCTGAGGTGCTGGCGGCCATGGCCTCCGACGAGACGGTGGGGGAGGACACTTCCGCGGATAAGGGACACTCAAAGATGTAA
- the LOC125215937 gene encoding putative germin-like protein 2-1 produces MKIGFAFCAIVLVSIAYASDPGQLQDFCVAVPDSASAVFVNGKFCKNPNMVVADDFLFQGLNKAGNTSNNVGSIVTPVNVNQLEGLNTLGVSMARLDFAPYGINPPHTHPRATEAFLLVEGTLYVGFVTSNPADPAQKNKLFTKYLYPGDVFVFPQGLIHFQFNVGKTNAVAFAGFGSQNPGTITIANAVFGSDPKINPDVLAKAFQVEKNIIDYLQAQFWYNNN; encoded by the exons ATGAAGATAGGTTTTGCTTTCTGCGCCATTGTTCTTGTTTCGATTGCATATGCATCAGACCCAGGCCAGCTTCAGGATTTCTGCGTTGCTGTTCCCGATTCCGCCTCTGCAG TTTTTGTGAACGGCAAGTTTTGTAAGAACCCGAACATGGTGGTCGCGGATGATTTCCTTTTCCAGGGCCTAAACAAGGCCGGAAACACCTCCAATAACGTCGGATCAATCGTGACTCCGGTCAACGTCAACCAGCTTGAAGGCCTCAACACTCTTGGCGTTTCCATGGCTCGCCTCGATTTCGCCCCTTATGGGATCAACCCACCCCACACCCACCCCCGTGCCACTGAAGCCTTCCTCTTGGTGGAAGGCACTCTCTATGTCGGGTTCGTCACTTCCAACCCGGCCGATCCCGCCCAAAAGAACAAgctcttcaccaagtatttgTACCCCGGAGATGTGTTCGTCTTCCCACAAGGTCTCATCCACTTCCAGTTCAATGTCGGAAAGACCAACGCGGTCGCATTTGCTGGCTTCGGGAGCCAGAATCCGGGTACCATCACCATTGCAAATGCGGTGTTCGGGTCGGACCCTAAGATTAACCCGGATGTGTTGGCCAAGGCTTTCCAAGTTGAGAAGAACATCATCGACTACCTCCAAGCTCAATTTTGGTACAACAATAACTAA
- the LOC125193156 gene encoding germin-like protein subfamily 1 member 13, producing MVGVQSSFWGGGRSESGSIRGNRGSGAWLYRNTNNIIYIVNQQIKMKMSFGLCSIFLVFWLASIAYASDPSQLQDFCVAVPDAKNAVFVNGKFCKNPNMVVADDFLFQGLNKAGNTSNQLGSFVTPVNVNQLEGLNTLGVSMARLDFAPYGINPPHTHPRATEAFLLVEGTLYVGFVTSNPADPTQKNKLFTKYLYPGDVFVFPQGLIHFQFNVGKTNAVAFASFGCQNPGTITIANAVFGSDPKINPDVLAKAFQVEKNIIDYLQAQFWYNSN from the exons ATGGTTGGTGTGCAGAGCTCGTTCTGGGGCGGAGGCCGGTCGGAGAGCGGCAGTATAAGGGGGAATCGAGGTTCGGGGGCTTGGCTCTAT agaaatacaaataacatcatatatatagttaatcagcaaattaaaatgaagatGAGTTTTGGATTGTGCTCcatatttcttgttttttggTTGGCTTCGATTGCATATGCATCTGATCCATCCCAACTTCAGGATTTCTGCGTTGCTGTTCCTGATGCCAAAAATGCTG TTTTTGTGAATGGAAAGTTTTGCAAGAACCCGAACATGGTGGTCGCGGATGATTTCCTTTTCCAGGGCCTAAACAAGGCTGGAAACACATCCAATCAGCTCGGATCATTCGTGACTCCGGTCAATGTCAACCAGCTTGAAGGCCTCAACACTCTCGGCGTTTCCATGGCTCGCCTCGACTTCGCCCCTTATGGGATCAACCCACCCCACACCCACCCGCGTGCCACTGAAGCCTTCCTCTTGGTGGAAGGCACTCTCTATGTCGGGTTCGTCACTTCCAACCCGGCCGATCCCACCCAAAAGAACAAGCTATTCACCAAGTATTTGTACCCCGGAGATGTGTTCGTCTTCCCACAAGGTCTCATCCACTTCCAGTTCAATGTCGGAAAGACCAACGCCGTTGCATTTGCCAGCTTCGGATGCCAAAATCCGGGTACAATCACCATTGCCAATGCGGTGTTCGGGTCAGACCCTAAGATCAACCCGGATGTGTTGGCCAAGGCATTCCAAGTTGAGAAGAACATTATCGATTACCTCCAAGCTCAGTTTTGGTACAACAGTAACTAA
- the LOC125215470 gene encoding putative germin-like protein 2-1: protein MKIAFGLCFTLLVSIAYASDPGQLQDFCVAVPDSASAVFVNGKFCKNPNMVVADDFLFQGLNKAGNTSNNLGSFVTPVNVNQLEGLNTLGVSMARLDFAPYGINPPHTHPRATEAFFLMEGTLYVGFVTSNPADPAQKNKLFTKYLYPGDVFVFPQGLIHFQFNVGKTNAVAFAGFGSQNPGTITIANAVFGSDPKIKPDVLAKAFQVEKNIIDHLQAQFWYNNN, encoded by the exons ATGAAGATAGCTTTTGGTTTGTGCTTCACTCTTCTTGTTTCGATCGCATATGCATCAGATCCAGGCCAGCTTCAGGATTTCTGCGTTGCTGTTCCCGATTCCGCCTCTGCAG TTTTTGTGAATGGAAAGTTTTGCAAGAACCCGAACATGGTGGTCGCGGATGATTTCCTTTTCCAGGGCCTAAACAAGGCCGGAAACACATCCAACAACCTCGGATCATTTGTGACTCCAGTCAACGTCAACCAGCTTGAAGGCCTCAACACTCTCGGCGTTTCCATGGCTCGCCTCGACTTCGCCCCTTATGGTATCAACCCACCCCACACCCACCCTCGTGCCACCGAGGCCTTCTTCTTGATGGAAGGCACTCTCTACGTGGGCTTCGTCACTTCCAACCCGGCCGATCCGGCCCAGAAGAACAAGCTCTTCACCAAGTACTTGTACCCGGGAGATGTGTTTGTCTTCCCACAAGGTCTCATCCACTTCCAGTTTAATGTTGGAAAGACCAACGCGGTCGCATTTGCTGGCTTCGGGAGCCAGAATCCGGGTACCATCACCATTGCCAACGCGGTGTTCGGGTCAGACCCTAAGATCAAACCGGACGTGTTGGCCAAGGCTTTCCAGGTTGAGAAGAACATTATTGATCACCTTCAGGCTCAGTTTTGGTACAACAATAACTAA